Within the Catalinimonas niigatensis genome, the region CAAACCCATTGTCTTTCAGTAGGTATTGCCAGAGGTAAGTACCATCCTGTGGGCCATTTTTCCGTCCTACGATGGCAAAGATTGCCTCATCAGTTGGTCGCTTATATAAGGCTATTCCCATTAGATCTCGATATTCAGGACCAGCCTCTCCCTCAAAAACGTCCACTCCTCCTCTATCTAATGCTTTCATTTCTGGCAGAGAAAAAATTCTTAATTTACCAGTAAATCGTTCTGTAGTAACTGCTATGTCTACTTTTTCTCCATTCAATGACAGTCCATATTCCACATCTACGTTGTTAGGCCGTTTGAGGCCACGCACTACCTTATCATCGAGTATTTTCCCTTCCAAATCAAATACATACAAGGCACCATCCTTTGCCTTATCTGTTCCAATGATCAGACTTTCTGTAGGATTTTCATAATTGATCCAAATAGCAGGATCATCAGTATCATGCTTTACCAGGTCAGTGACAAACAAAGGCTTTATTCTTTCATTTGGGAAATTACCTATCAGGCTCGCTGGCGTTTCAATTACAGTTCGATCTGTTGGTGAATATTGGCAACAGAATAAACAAAGCACCAGGGCCAGTATAGAGATTTTTCTTGTAGCTGCAATCATGTGTGATAGTTTATTCCTCCATGTTTTAAATCAATTTATTTAAATTGCTATGGATTGGCATTTATTCTGTTAACTGACTTCCTCAATTATTGACAGAGACAGCCTCTGCTCTTTTCCTATCTATGCACAATACCCTTTATTGAAACTGAATTTTTTTAATCGCTTTAGCAAGTTCTTGTCCATATACTTCCCAAGTTCTTAAGCGAGCCGTTTCCATGGCAGCTTTCCCTGCTTCTTTAATCTTTTCGGGATGGTTTATCAACTTTTCTATTGCCAACTGAATTGCCTCTGTCGAACCCGCCTCAACCAACCATCCATTTTGATCATGAGCAATCAGATCAGGGCCTGCGGTTCTTTCTGTCGTAATAACAGGCGTACCCTGAGACATAGCTTCTGTAATTACAAGACCAAACCCCTCGAAAAGTGATGGAAAAACTAGCACGTCATGCGCGTGCATAAGCTTTAATACTTCTTCATGCGGTAAGCTGGGAATCCACTGGTGTTTAGCCAAGGCTGCATCTAAAACAGGACAATCATTACTTGCTTTTCTTCCTACTACAGTGAGTGCAACATGGTGGCCAAAGGCCTCAACTGCTGCAAACAGGTTGGCAATACCTTTACGCTGGGAGAGACCACCCACAAATAAGAGCTTCAAAGGCCTAAACCCGAGAATAGAGCCAAAGTTGCGTTTTTGGACGACAGGAGGAAAACCATAGGGAATTACCTCAACAGCAGGCAGCTTACCAGGAAATTCTTTTAATGTACTTGCTGTAAACTTACTGGCGACAAAGATATGATCTGCGAGATGCAACTCTTCATCTTTACGCGCAAGCTTTGCGTCAGAATCCTGAAAACCTGTAAGGGTAGAGGCCCATTCAGGGTAACGAAGACGTTCGTTTTCCATCAATCGTCTTGCAGTTCGCCAATATCCTATAGGAAGGTCATAAATGCAGGTAAGTCCAAGTTTTTTTGCTTCTTTGAAGGAAAGCTGCGCCCCATCTTCATAGGCATAAATAGTACTTACACCATGCTTTTTAGCATACTTTAAGTTAGTAGTGACATCTCTATCAATACTTTGATATACCTTATCTATGCAAAAATATCCCACTTCGTGTCGTGTCAATCTGTTGATACCAGCTTTTTGAGACAACATACGACCTATCTCAATCCATGGATATTGTTGTGTGATATATTTCAAGCTAGCATCAAATCGTCTCCGCCGAATTTCTGAAAGGGGGCCAATCGCACCAAGCATATCCACTAGACTACCAGGAAAAGAAGCAATTGATGTTCTGAATTCTGATAACAGCCCTGCTTGATTTAAACCCAGCACTGCTGCACGAACATTTGCATTACCTGTAGGATGAGAAAATACGATACTCATAAATACTGCATTATTTTATCATGGCAGCCTCAATCACTTTCAAATATTGGCTTGCAACTTTATCGGGATGATGCGCTTTTAAGTGGATTGTAGCCTCTTGGCGCAAACGTTGTTCCAATGCTGGATTCTGTATGACTGTTTTAATAGAAGACACAAGTGCATCAACATTACCACGCATGAA harbors:
- a CDS encoding phytase; amino-acid sequence: MIAATRKISILALVLCLFCCQYSPTDRTVIETPASLIGNFPNERIKPLFVTDLVKHDTDDPAIWINYENPTESLIIGTDKAKDGALYVFDLEGKILDDKVVRGLKRPNNVDVEYGLSLNGEKVDIAVTTERFTGKLRIFSLPEMKALDRGGVDVFEGEAGPEYRDLMGIALYKRPTDEAIFAIVGRKNGPQDGTYLWQYLLKDNGFGDVEADLVRKFGQFSGKKEIEAIAVDDELGYVYYSDEQAGIRKYYADPVKGEEELAYFATEGFAQDNEGISIYRMNDGTGYILVSDQGANKFHIFSREGTEVNPHHHELLKTVSLSTISSDGSEVMNFPLPPHFPGGLFVAMSDDKTFQFYRWEEIAGDDLKIQPF
- a CDS encoding glycosyltransferase family 4 protein, which codes for MSIVFSHPTGNANVRAAVLGLNQAGLLSEFRTSIASFPGSLVDMLGAIGPLSEIRRRRFDASLKYITQQYPWIEIGRMLSQKAGINRLTRHEVGYFCIDKVYQSIDRDVTTNLKYAKKHGVSTIYAYEDGAQLSFKEAKKLGLTCIYDLPIGYWRTARRLMENERLRYPEWASTLTGFQDSDAKLARKDEELHLADHIFVASKFTASTLKEFPGKLPAVEVIPYGFPPVVQKRNFGSILGFRPLKLLFVGGLSQRKGIANLFAAVEAFGHHVALTVVGRKASNDCPVLDAALAKHQWIPSLPHEEVLKLMHAHDVLVFPSLFEGFGLVITEAMSQGTPVITTERTAGPDLIAHDQNGWLVEAGSTEAIQLAIEKLINHPEKIKEAGKAAMETARLRTWEVYGQELAKAIKKIQFQ